A single Calidifontibacter indicus DNA region contains:
- a CDS encoding exodeoxyribonuclease III — MRIATWNVNSVRSRIDRVMGVLERHDLDVLLLQETKCRDDQFPTLDLAAKGYELAHHGLNQWNGVAVISRVGLDDVQIGFPSMPGFGDPVAPEARAIGATCDGVRVWSLYVPNGREIDHPHYHYKLEWLAGLRNDAAGWLADDPEAQILLAGDWNIAPTDDDVWDPSFFEGKTHVTPPERDAFQAVVDAGFADVVRPYTPGPGVYTYWDYTQLRFPKKQGMRIDFALASPALAARVTDAMIDREERKGKGASDHAPVVITLG; from the coding sequence GTGCGTATTGCGACCTGGAACGTCAACTCCGTCCGCTCCCGAATCGACCGCGTGATGGGCGTGCTCGAACGGCACGACCTCGACGTGTTGCTGCTGCAGGAGACCAAGTGTCGTGACGACCAGTTCCCGACCCTCGACCTCGCGGCCAAGGGCTACGAGCTGGCCCACCACGGCCTCAACCAGTGGAACGGCGTGGCCGTGATCTCCCGGGTCGGTCTCGACGACGTGCAGATCGGCTTCCCGAGCATGCCCGGCTTCGGCGACCCGGTCGCCCCCGAAGCCCGCGCGATCGGCGCCACCTGCGACGGCGTCCGGGTGTGGTCGCTGTATGTGCCGAACGGTCGCGAGATCGACCACCCGCACTACCACTACAAGTTGGAATGGCTCGCGGGTCTGCGCAACGACGCGGCCGGTTGGCTGGCCGACGACCCCGAGGCGCAGATCCTGCTGGCCGGCGACTGGAACATCGCGCCGACCGACGACGACGTCTGGGATCCGTCGTTCTTCGAGGGCAAAACCCACGTCACGCCGCCCGAGCGCGACGCGTTCCAGGCGGTCGTCGACGCCGGGTTCGCCGATGTCGTGCGCCCCTACACGCCGGGCCCGGGCGTCTACACCTACTGGGACTACACCCAGCTGCGCTTCCCGAAGAAGCAGGGCATGCGGATCGACTTCGCGCTCGCGTCGCCGGCGCTGGCCGCTCGGGTGACCGACGCGATGATCGACCGGGAGGAACGCAAGGGCAAGGGCGCGTCCGATCACGCGCCCGTGGTGATCACGCTCGGCTGA
- a CDS encoding polyprenyl synthetase family protein: MAALAELDHGRAVNDGAALTQGLINGQRLDVAFESRESVSVDECLDMVRQKTALFFETAGALGARLGRGSAELADSMRLVGRNVGMAYQMCDDIAGLIGDVAVTGKARGQDLRRAKKSLPVTLAMDAAPGALGDELSAALATSDHPAVRAAARMCRRHVESALRSIGTGSGVGVGDLQALIEAIFEPVLAHLGPDVVSVH, from the coding sequence CTGGCCGCACTGGCCGAGCTCGATCACGGCCGGGCGGTCAACGACGGGGCGGCCCTCACCCAGGGCCTGATCAACGGCCAGCGCCTCGATGTGGCCTTCGAATCGCGGGAGTCGGTCTCTGTGGACGAGTGTTTGGACATGGTGCGTCAGAAGACGGCCCTGTTCTTCGAGACGGCAGGCGCGTTGGGTGCCCGCCTGGGCCGCGGCAGCGCCGAACTCGCCGACTCGATGCGTCTGGTCGGGCGGAACGTGGGGATGGCCTATCAGATGTGTGACGACATCGCCGGCCTCATCGGTGACGTCGCCGTGACCGGAAAGGCCCGCGGGCAGGATTTGCGGCGCGCCAAGAAGTCGCTACCCGTCACGCTGGCCATGGACGCTGCCCCCGGGGCGCTCGGTGATGAGCTATCCGCTGCGTTGGCGACGTCGGACCATCCGGCAGTGCGTGCCGCGGCACGAATGTGTCGGCGGCACGTCGAGTCGGCCCTCCGGTCCATCGGTACGGGGTCCGGGGTCGGTGTCGGGGACCTGCAGGCCCTGATCGAAGCGATCTTCGAGCCGGTGCTGGCCCACCTGGGACCAGACGTCGTGTCGGTTCATTGA
- the pyrE gene encoding orotate phosphoribosyltransferase, whose product MTDAAADNTATTSNTSVDLAADRARLLELIKEQAVVHGRVMLSSGKQADYYVDLRRISLSGEAAPLVGRVMRELTKQLDFDAVGGLTLGADPVATSMLHAAAAAGDRLDAFVVRKQGKAHGLQQRIEGPSIKGRRVLVVEDTTTTGASPTDAVQAARDEGAEVVAVATIVDRATGAQQVIEDGLGVPYLSAFSLEDVGLA is encoded by the coding sequence GTGACTGACGCCGCCGCCGACAACACCGCCACCACCTCCAACACCTCGGTCGACCTCGCCGCCGACCGCGCCCGCCTGCTCGAGCTCATCAAGGAGCAAGCCGTCGTGCACGGTCGGGTGATGCTCTCCTCCGGCAAGCAGGCCGACTACTACGTCGACCTGCGCCGCATCTCGCTGTCGGGCGAGGCCGCCCCGTTGGTCGGACGCGTGATGCGCGAGTTGACCAAGCAACTCGACTTCGACGCCGTCGGCGGACTCACCCTCGGCGCCGACCCGGTGGCCACCTCGATGCTGCACGCCGCCGCGGCCGCCGGCGACCGGCTCGACGCGTTCGTGGTGCGCAAGCAGGGCAAGGCCCACGGGTTGCAGCAGCGCATCGAGGGGCCGTCGATCAAGGGCCGCCGGGTGCTCGTGGTCGAGGACACCACCACCACCGGCGCGTCGCCGACCGACGCGGTGCAGGCCGCCCGCGACGAGGGCGCCGAGGTCGTCGCCGTCGCCACCATCGTCGATCGCGCCACCGGTGCGCAGCAGGTCATCGAGGACGGCCTGGGCGTGCCCTACCTGTCCGCGTTCAGCCTGGAAGACGTCGGACTGGCCTGA
- a CDS encoding DUF4190 domain-containing protein: MSHDPEHASPDEPTRATPRIDPGMLDKQHTQEFGDPGTREVPYGTPPPNDQPQYGQSYGQVYGAQSGDAYGSASAQEQPYSGGGYDQQYGQQYGQAYGNQYGAAPSDDPYGQAYGNQYGAAPSDDPYGQAYGTQYGAAPSGDQYGYGQQYGQQYGQSYQQPYGQPFQPDPYSYGPPGGFPQQESNGLAIAALVTSLAGCLCGVGFIVGLVLGIVALPKAKRAGDSSAKGMAIAGIVIGAVGTIGMVAWIGLAIAGTLPSSY; this comes from the coding sequence ATGAGCCACGATCCCGAACACGCGTCCCCGGACGAACCCACCCGGGCGACCCCTCGGATCGACCCCGGCATGCTCGACAAGCAGCACACGCAGGAGTTCGGCGACCCGGGCACCCGCGAGGTGCCCTACGGCACTCCGCCGCCGAACGACCAGCCGCAGTACGGGCAGAGCTACGGGCAGGTGTACGGGGCGCAGTCCGGCGACGCGTACGGCTCTGCCTCGGCGCAGGAGCAGCCCTACTCCGGCGGCGGGTACGACCAGCAGTACGGGCAGCAATACGGGCAGGCGTACGGCAACCAGTACGGCGCCGCCCCGTCCGATGACCCGTACGGACAGGCGTACGGCAACCAGTACGGCGCCGCCCCGTCCGATGACCCGTACGGACAGGCGTACGGCACCCAGTACGGCGCCGCCCCGTCCGGCGACCAGTACGGGTACGGCCAGCAATATGGCCAGCAATATGGCCAGTCCTATCAGCAGCCCTACGGTCAGCCCTTCCAACCGGACCCCTACTCCTACGGACCACCCGGCGGCTTCCCGCAGCAGGAGTCCAACGGTCTGGCGATCGCGGCACTGGTGACCTCCCTGGCCGGCTGCCTGTGCGGAGTCGGGTTCATCGTGGGCCTCGTGCTCGGCATCGTCGCGTTGCCGAAGGCGAAGCGGGCGGGCGACAGTTCGGCGAAGGGCATGGCGATCGCCGGCATCGTGATCGGTGCAGTCGGCACTATCGGCATGGTCGCCTGGATCGGCCTCGCCATCGCAGGCACGCTGCCGAGTTCCTACTGA
- a CDS encoding SDR family NAD(P)-dependent oxidoreductase has translation MPTALVTGASAGIGKTFAHQLAARGHDLVVVARDESRLEALRAELEAQHGIRVEVLPADLADRTQLGTVADRLGDRQRPVDLLVNNAGFGLRKSFIRNTVEEEEQMLDVLVRAVLVLSHAAALAMKERGAGNIVNVSSVAGFMSSGTYSAAKSWVTVFSESLAVELADTGVKVTALAPGFTRTEFHDRAGIKASQAAPDFMWLDADKLVSDGLADVDKGKVLSIPGVQYKIAAGLLRVVPRSIVRKPKLVRRHRPNKD, from the coding sequence ATGCCTACCGCACTCGTCACCGGCGCCAGCGCCGGCATCGGCAAGACCTTCGCCCACCAGCTCGCCGCGCGCGGCCACGACCTCGTCGTCGTCGCCCGTGACGAGAGCCGGCTGGAGGCGCTGCGCGCCGAGCTCGAGGCGCAGCACGGCATCCGGGTCGAGGTGCTGCCGGCAGACCTCGCCGACCGCACCCAACTCGGCACCGTCGCCGACCGGCTCGGCGACCGGCAGCGTCCGGTCGACCTGCTGGTCAACAACGCCGGGTTCGGCCTGCGCAAGTCGTTCATCCGCAACACGGTCGAGGAAGAGGAGCAGATGCTCGACGTTCTGGTGCGCGCCGTGCTCGTGCTTTCGCACGCCGCCGCCCTGGCGATGAAGGAGCGCGGAGCCGGCAACATCGTCAACGTTTCCTCGGTGGCCGGCTTCATGTCGTCGGGCACCTACTCGGCGGCCAAGTCGTGGGTCACCGTCTTCTCCGAGTCGCTCGCCGTCGAACTCGCCGACACCGGCGTCAAGGTCACCGCGCTCGCACCCGGCTTCACCCGCACCGAGTTCCACGACCGCGCCGGCATCAAAGCCAGCCAGGCCGCCCCCGACTTCATGTGGCTCGACGCAGACAAACTGGTCTCCGACGGCCTGGCCGACGTCGACAAGGGCAAGGTCCTCAGCATCCCGGGCGTTCAGTACAAGATCGCCGCCGGACTCTTGCGCGTCGTGCCCCGCTCGATCGTGCGCAAACCGAAGCTGGTGCGCCGTCACCGTCCGAACAAGGACTGA
- a CDS encoding MFS transporter encodes MVTTTTEPTDLALAPPVDTVDTADGLVRRPGRWLDGWDPEDPAQWAAHGRSIARRNLGLSVLAEFLGFGVFALWGIVVPQLAAFGYTGANALTDSQQFWLLSMPVLVGSALRIPYSFAVPRFGGRNWTIMSALLLLAPTLGLVVALENLAPFPVLLLVAALAGFGGGNFASSMTNISFFFPAARKGAALGLNAAGGNLGTAAVQFVVPFVVVWGAATATAPNLPAAGWIFVPAALLAALLAWRFMDNLTMAANDGRSMRRAARMPHTWLLSLLYIGTFGSFIGFAGVFPKLLHDAFPAEGLKLAFLGALVGSLSRPLGGIAADRVGGWVVTVVSFLAMAVGAGGAVIALRTNDFGLFMVSFCWLFVFTGVGNGSIYRMIPAVFDVTATDRSPAGRATAVRTAGGAIGIVGAIGAFGGFLVPQGFAVSKSHSIDAAHPAGTIVPALLVILGVYLLMAAITWAAYGRKGSALGSHRI; translated from the coding sequence ATGGTCACCACAACCACCGAGCCGACCGATCTGGCGCTCGCCCCTCCCGTCGACACCGTCGACACCGCCGACGGGCTCGTCCGCCGACCGGGACGATGGCTCGACGGCTGGGACCCCGAAGACCCTGCCCAGTGGGCGGCGCACGGCCGCTCAATCGCACGGCGCAACCTCGGGTTGTCGGTGCTGGCGGAGTTCCTCGGGTTCGGGGTGTTCGCGCTCTGGGGCATCGTCGTGCCGCAACTGGCGGCCTTCGGCTATACCGGCGCGAACGCGTTGACCGACAGCCAGCAGTTCTGGCTGCTGTCGATGCCGGTGCTCGTCGGATCGGCACTGCGCATCCCGTACAGCTTCGCGGTGCCGCGGTTCGGCGGCCGCAACTGGACGATCATGTCGGCGCTGCTGCTGCTCGCGCCGACCCTCGGGCTGGTGGTGGCGCTGGAGAATCTGGCGCCCTTCCCGGTGCTGCTGCTCGTCGCAGCACTGGCCGGGTTCGGCGGCGGCAACTTCGCTTCGTCGATGACCAACATCTCCTTCTTCTTCCCGGCCGCCCGCAAGGGAGCAGCGTTGGGGCTCAACGCGGCCGGCGGCAACCTCGGCACGGCGGCGGTGCAGTTCGTCGTGCCCTTCGTGGTGGTCTGGGGAGCCGCGACGGCGACCGCTCCGAACCTTCCCGCGGCCGGTTGGATCTTCGTGCCGGCAGCGCTGTTGGCGGCATTGCTCGCCTGGCGCTTCATGGACAACCTGACGATGGCCGCGAACGACGGACGCTCGATGCGACGGGCCGCCCGGATGCCGCACACCTGGCTGCTGTCGTTGCTCTACATCGGCACCTTCGGTTCGTTCATCGGGTTCGCCGGGGTCTTCCCGAAACTGCTGCACGACGCGTTTCCGGCCGAAGGTCTCAAGCTCGCCTTCCTCGGCGCCCTCGTCGGTTCGTTGAGCCGTCCGCTGGGCGGCATCGCCGCCGACCGGGTCGGCGGGTGGGTGGTCACCGTGGTCTCCTTCCTGGCGATGGCGGTCGGCGCCGGTGGTGCGGTGATCGCGTTGCGCACCAACGACTTCGGGCTCTTCATGGTCAGCTTCTGCTGGCTGTTCGTGTTCACCGGCGTGGGCAACGGCTCGATCTACCGGATGATCCCCGCCGTCTTCGACGTGACGGCCACCGACCGCTCGCCGGCCGGTCGGGCCACCGCGGTGCGGACAGCGGGCGGCGCGATCGGGATCGTCGGTGCGATCGGTGCCTTCGGCGGGTTTCTCGTGCCGCAGGGCTTCGCTGTCTCCAAGTCGCACAGCATCGACGCCGCCCACCCGGCCGGCACGATCGTGCCCGCGCTGCTGGTGATCCTCGGGGTCTACCTGCTGATGGCGGCGATCACCTGGGCGGCGTACGGCCGCAAGGGTTCTGCTCTCGGCAGCCACCGGATCTGA
- a CDS encoding AfsA-related hotdog domain-containing protein: MGQGITAGGPGAPIHGDGWSCVDRRLVHRASISEVFVTMLRDASTGWLVDVQWPREHPLYIRSDHYSPTIFLESFRQAVILASHVVSQVPLDAAFLMNAIWIEIPDPRVGGGPTRSVRPAITDSAICGHRSPGRNRVDGRVQPPRSAPGTSWRCHAGTSTRRVPQNPPRDGHAGEPGDGTARPVRAMCRGRSGRSGPLGGPGRSGVVRSHRRPRPGNGAARSGPRTGQN, encoded by the coding sequence ATGGGCCAGGGAATTACGGCGGGTGGGCCGGGGGCACCGATTCACGGGGACGGATGGAGCTGTGTCGATCGCAGGCTCGTCCACCGGGCGTCGATCTCCGAGGTGTTCGTCACGATGCTTCGTGACGCCTCGACCGGATGGCTCGTCGATGTGCAGTGGCCGCGCGAGCATCCGCTGTACATCCGGTCGGACCACTACAGTCCGACGATTTTCCTGGAGTCGTTCAGGCAGGCGGTCATCCTCGCGAGCCATGTCGTTTCGCAGGTCCCACTGGACGCGGCCTTCCTCATGAACGCCATCTGGATCGAGATACCAGACCCGCGGGTCGGGGGTGGTCCCACTCGTTCCGTTCGACCCGCAATTACTGATTCGGCGATATGCGGACACCGGTCGCCGGGCAGAAACCGAGTGGACGGTCGAGTTCAGCCACCACGGTCGGCTCCTGGCACGTCGTGGCGGTGCCATGCGGGTACTTCCACGCGGCGTGTACCGCAGAATCCGCCCCGGGACGGACACGCCGGTGAACCAGGGGACGGCACCGCACGGCCCGTCCGGGCGATGTGTCGAGGTCGGTCCGGGCGGAGCGGTCCTCTCGGTGGACCCGGCCGATCCGGTGTTGTTCGATCACACCGTCGACCACGTCCCGGGAATGGTGCTGCTCGAAGCGGCCCTCGAACTGGCCAGAACTGA
- a CDS encoding DUF2867 domain-containing protein, with translation MVHILCCGTQRHRRVDVTYPCSSPKSRPALLYGDTKPTSWLCLRGLNMVTFQDEHTVALARAGTALEFAHDVLGSAPEWLHALLGLRDAVVGRLGFAVQTEGARDIDLRPGGSAGPFTFSRVDDDGVTGGATDRHMAFESTFYVTHDKVGPRGHLLTTAHSRSSLGAAYLRVIWPFHTVLMGRILRSGAARSDLRIG, from the coding sequence ATGGTGCACATCCTCTGCTGCGGCACCCAACGGCACCGCAGAGTCGATGTCACCTATCCGTGCAGCAGTCCCAAGTCGCGGCCGGCGCTGTTGTATGGTGACACCAAACCAACCAGTTGGTTATGTTTGAGGGGGCTCAACATGGTCACGTTTCAGGATGAACACACGGTCGCGCTGGCGAGAGCGGGGACGGCGCTGGAGTTCGCGCACGACGTGCTCGGCTCCGCACCCGAATGGCTGCACGCGCTGCTCGGGTTGCGCGACGCGGTGGTCGGGCGGCTCGGATTTGCGGTCCAGACCGAGGGTGCCAGGGATATCGATCTGCGTCCCGGGGGATCGGCCGGACCGTTCACGTTCAGCAGGGTTGACGACGACGGCGTGACCGGTGGCGCAACCGATCGGCACATGGCGTTCGAATCGACCTTCTATGTCACCCATGACAAGGTCGGACCACGGGGTCACTTGCTCACGACCGCACACAGTCGGTCCAGCCTCGGCGCTGCTTACCTGCGGGTGATCTGGCCCTTCCACACCGTCCTGATGGGGCGCATCCTGCGATCCGGAGCTGCCCGCTCCGACCTCAGGATCGGCTGA
- a CDS encoding flavin-containing monooxygenase, with translation MNNHDLVVIGAGFSGIAMTIAAKAAGRDVIVLERADEIGGTWRDNRYPGVACDIQSHLYSYSFELNPDWSRAYAPGDEIQDYLLYVVEQYDVRRHVRFGADVQQAWFDEETSRWEVAFTGPEGRLETISCRDLVLAVGSLQVPTVPDIPGLETFAGELMHTATWVPGTTAHGKRVGVVGTGASAVQLIPAVAPDAAALTVFQRTPTWVMPKGDHEIAESTSERYERRPALMKALRAKIRTSNESRALAFVKQPALMKAVSLRARAHLRSSVDDPQLRARLTPSHTLGCKRIPLSDDYLETFNRRNVKLETGELIAADATAVVTADGTHHPLDLLVLATGFDPAAGWKAVNVFGRKHASLSARWDEGIDSYYGVTVPDFPNMFMLLGPNAELGHNSVLLMMEAQVELVTKLLAERDRRGAAMVSVRPEVVPAHMAEIDERSQGTVWLQGGCRSWYLDESGRNRTLWPGTVGEFERRVRNPEWVDYEFTS, from the coding sequence ATGAACAACCACGACCTCGTCGTCATCGGAGCCGGCTTCTCCGGGATCGCGATGACCATCGCGGCGAAGGCGGCCGGTCGCGACGTGATCGTGCTGGAGAGGGCCGACGAGATCGGCGGCACCTGGCGCGACAACCGCTACCCCGGGGTTGCCTGTGACATTCAGAGCCACCTCTACTCCTACTCCTTCGAGCTCAACCCCGACTGGTCGCGCGCTTACGCACCGGGTGACGAGATCCAGGACTACCTGCTCTATGTCGTCGAGCAGTACGACGTACGGCGCCATGTGCGGTTCGGCGCCGATGTGCAGCAGGCGTGGTTCGACGAGGAGACCTCCCGCTGGGAGGTCGCGTTCACCGGACCGGAAGGACGGCTGGAGACGATCAGCTGCCGTGACCTGGTGCTTGCCGTCGGGTCGCTGCAGGTGCCGACCGTGCCCGACATCCCCGGTTTGGAGACCTTCGCCGGGGAGCTGATGCACACGGCGACCTGGGTGCCCGGCACCACCGCCCACGGCAAGCGGGTGGGTGTGGTCGGCACCGGCGCGAGCGCCGTCCAGCTGATTCCGGCCGTGGCGCCCGATGCCGCCGCGCTGACCGTCTTCCAGCGCACGCCGACGTGGGTGATGCCGAAGGGCGACCACGAGATCGCGGAGTCGACCTCCGAGCGGTACGAGCGGCGTCCGGCGCTGATGAAGGCGCTGCGCGCCAAGATCCGGACGTCGAACGAGAGCCGTGCGCTGGCGTTCGTGAAGCAGCCGGCGCTGATGAAGGCCGTCTCGCTGCGGGCCCGCGCGCACCTGCGGTCGTCGGTCGACGATCCGCAGCTGCGGGCCCGCCTGACCCCGTCGCACACCTTGGGCTGCAAGCGGATTCCGTTGTCGGACGACTACCTGGAGACGTTCAATCGGCGCAACGTGAAGTTGGAGACGGGCGAACTCATCGCGGCGGACGCGACCGCGGTGGTCACGGCCGACGGCACGCACCACCCGCTCGACCTGTTGGTGTTGGCGACCGGTTTCGACCCGGCCGCGGGGTGGAAGGCGGTCAACGTGTTCGGCCGCAAGCACGCCTCGCTCAGCGCGCGGTGGGACGAAGGCATCGACAGCTACTACGGCGTCACCGTGCCCGACTTCCCGAACATGTTCATGCTGCTCGGGCCAAACGCCGAGCTCGGCCACAACTCGGTGCTGCTGATGATGGAGGCGCAGGTCGAGCTCGTCACCAAGCTGCTCGCCGAACGTGATCGGCGCGGCGCGGCGATGGTGAGCGTGCGGCCCGAGGTCGTGCCCGCGCACATGGCCGAGATCGACGAACGCAGCCAGGGCACCGTCTGGCTGCAGGGCGGCTGCCGCAGCTGGTACCTCGACGAGTCGGGTCGCAACCGCACGCTGTGGCCGGGCACCGTCGGCGAGTTCGAGCGGCGCGTCCGCAACCCCGAATGGGTCGACTACGAGTTCACCAGCTGA
- a CDS encoding AfsA-related hotdog domain-containing protein, whose amino-acid sequence MDPADPVLFDHTVDHVPGMVLLEAALELARTESAGPVIGLDATFDTFVEFDQECRLLIERSEFGMSVAYEQGGLLRGRTDLCIARKESATSGDARVPPCPHIVNTWVTPDITYAARSAVAT is encoded by the coding sequence GTGGACCCGGCCGATCCGGTGTTGTTCGATCACACCGTCGACCACGTCCCGGGAATGGTGCTGCTCGAAGCGGCCCTCGAACTGGCCAGAACTGAGTCGGCGGGGCCGGTCATCGGTCTCGACGCGACGTTCGACACCTTCGTCGAATTCGACCAGGAATGTCGGCTGCTGATCGAGCGAAGCGAATTTGGGATGTCCGTGGCCTATGAACAGGGCGGCTTGCTCCGCGGTCGCACCGACCTCTGCATCGCACGGAAGGAGTCCGCGACGTCCGGCGATGCGAGGGTGCCTCCATGTCCCCATATCGTCAATACCTGGGTGACGCCCGACATCACTTACGCGGCGCGCTCAGCCGTAGCGACGTGA
- a CDS encoding ScbR family autoregulator-binding transcription factor, translated as MPTQARAFVTRERIMRGAAQALSQNGYEGTTIKDILDLTGVTKGALYFHFSSKDDLARAVLTAQSEWLSTVELTGSAAQQAIDTSYVFGVQLQTDELIRASVRLTTEGHGLDDVQRSAFDAWLNAATALCRQAKSEGSLREGVRPKELARTLTASVNGIQLSSLVYSKYSDIRGRLHDFWKLVAPATFTDEALTSLRLSAPRK; from the coding sequence ATGCCCACCCAAGCCCGAGCGTTCGTGACCCGCGAACGGATCATGCGCGGCGCAGCGCAGGCACTGTCCCAGAACGGCTACGAAGGGACGACCATCAAGGACATCCTCGATCTCACCGGGGTCACCAAAGGCGCCCTGTACTTCCATTTCAGTTCGAAGGACGACCTCGCGCGGGCCGTGCTGACAGCACAGTCCGAGTGGCTGTCCACGGTCGAATTGACCGGGTCGGCGGCGCAACAGGCGATCGATACCAGCTACGTGTTCGGTGTGCAGCTGCAGACCGACGAACTCATCCGGGCCTCGGTCCGCCTCACCACGGAGGGGCATGGCCTCGACGACGTCCAGCGCAGTGCGTTCGACGCCTGGCTCAATGCGGCCACCGCACTGTGCCGTCAGGCGAAGTCGGAGGGTTCGCTTCGGGAAGGTGTGCGACCCAAGGAGCTCGCCCGGACACTCACCGCCTCCGTGAACGGGATCCAGCTGTCGTCGCTCGTCTACTCGAAGTACTCCGACATTCGCGGACGCCTCCACGACTTCTGGAAACTGGTCGCACCGGCCACCTTCACCGACGAGGCCCTCACGTCGCTACGGCTGAGCGCGCCGCGTAAGTGA